From one Anopheles cruzii chromosome 3, idAnoCruzAS_RS32_06, whole genome shotgun sequence genomic stretch:
- the LOC128275152 gene encoding FK506-binding protein 59 isoform X1, producing the protein MEEFIDLSGDGGVQKRILQEGTGDETPSKGCTVSLHYTGTLDADGKKFDSSRDRNEPFQFTLGQGSVIKAFDMGVASMKLGERCILKCAPDYAYGSSGSPPNIPPNATLNFELEILGWKGEDLSPKSDGGIRRFIISSGTGKKKPNSGGMVKIHLVGRHEGRVFEDRHVEFAIDEGKEVGVVSGVEIALEKFHKEETSRLILKPQHAFGAEGNSELGVPGNATVEYTVTLNDFECLANRSMLSQAETLAQGKLLREKGTKYLKENKPELALKMYERALTYLYDKTEEVQAIQLAIYLNKILCHQLLNDNDEAKVACIEALKLDSKNVKAFYRRGMSNLALGDLDRALQDFSTVLDIEPDNKAALNQVTICKHKIKAYNDQQKKVFANMFTKFAQSDSKKAQEEQSRQPDVMKQKFGEWGDDEREHEPTRFEQENPDVILLNDLHKQFRNM; encoded by the exons ATGGAGGAATTCATTGATCTGTCTGGCGATGGAGGCGTACAGAAACGAATTCTGCAGGAGGGTACCGGTGACGAAACGCCCTCCAAAGGATGCACAGTCTCGCTGCACTATACCGGCACACTGGATGCTGATGGTAAGAAGTTCGACTCGAGCCGCGATCGCAACGAACCGTTCCAGTTCACGCTCGGTCAGGGGTCGGTCATAAAGGCGTTCGATATGGGCGTCGCGTCGATGAAGCTAGGCGAACGGTGCATTCTCAAGTGTGCCCCGGACTACGCGTATGGAAGCTCGGGTAGCCCACCAAACATTCCGCCGAACGCAACGCTTAACTTTGAGCTGGAAATTCTCGGTTGGAAGGGCGAAGATCTGAGCCCCAAGTCGGATGGGGGCATCCGGAGGTTCATTATAAGCTCCGGCACGGGTAAAAAGAAGCCAAACTCGGGCGGTATGGTGAAGATCCATCTCGTCGGCCGGCACGAAGGACGCGTGTTCGAAGATCGCCACGTTGAGTTTGCGATCGACGAGGGCAAGGAGGTGGGTGTCGTGTCCGGGGTCGAGATCGCGTTAGAAAAGTTTCACAAGGAGGAGACGAGCCGACTCATCCTTAAGCCACAGCATGCATTCGGTGCCGAAGGCAACAGCGAGCTGGGAGTGCCGGGAAATGCTACCGTCGAGTACACCGTTACGCTAAACGACTTCGAGTGCCTCGCCAATCGCTCGATGTTGTCGCAGGCCGAAACGCTGGCGCAGGGAAAACTGCTGCGGGAGAAGGGCACCAAGTATCTGAAGGAGAACAAGCCCGAGCTGGCGCTCAAGATGTACGAACGAGCGCTCACATATTTGTACGATAAAACGGAAGAAGTCCAAGCCATCCAGCTGGCGATTTATCTGAACAAGATTCTGTGCCACCAGTTACTGAACGATAACGACGAAGCCAAGGTTGCG TGCATAGAAGCGTTGAAGCTGGACAGCAAAAACGTGAAAGCCTTTTACAGGCGTGGCATGTCGAATCTCGCCCTAGGAGATCTCGACCGGGCTCTACAAGATTTCTCAACC GTGCTCGACATTGAGCCGGACAACAAGGCTGCCCTGAACCAGGTGACGATTTGCAAACACAAGATCAAGGCGTACAATGATCAGCAGAAGAAGGTGTTTGCCAACATGTTCACCAAATTCGCACAAAGCGACTCCAAG AAGGCACAGGAAGAGCAGAGCCGCCAGCCGGACGTGATGAAGCAGAAGTTTGGCGAGTGGGGCGACGATGAGCGTGAACATGAGCCGACTCGCTTCGAGCAGGAAAATCCCGATGTAATTCTGCTAAACGATCTGCACAAGCAGTTTCGCAACATGTAA
- the LOC128275152 gene encoding FK506-binding protein 59 isoform X2, whose amino-acid sequence MEEFIDLSGDGGVQKRILQEGTGDETPSKGCTVSLHYTGTLDADGKKFDSSRDRNEPFQFTLGQGSVIKAFDMGVASMKLGERCILKCAPDYAYGSSGSPPNIPPNATLNFELEILGWKGEDLSPKSDGGIRRFIISSGTGKKKPNSGGMVKIHLVGRHEGRVFEDRHVEFAIDEGKEVGVVSGVEIALEKFHKEETSRLILKPQHAFGAEGNSELGVPGNATVEYTVTLNDFECLANRSMLSQAETLAQGKLLREKGTKYLKENKPELALKMYERALTYLYDKTEEVQAIQLAIYLNKILCHQLLNDNDEAKVACIEALKLDSKNVKAFYRRGMSNLALGDLDRALQDFSTVLDIEPDNKAALNQVTICKHKIKAYNDQQKKVFANMFTKFAQSDSK is encoded by the exons ATGGAGGAATTCATTGATCTGTCTGGCGATGGAGGCGTACAGAAACGAATTCTGCAGGAGGGTACCGGTGACGAAACGCCCTCCAAAGGATGCACAGTCTCGCTGCACTATACCGGCACACTGGATGCTGATGGTAAGAAGTTCGACTCGAGCCGCGATCGCAACGAACCGTTCCAGTTCACGCTCGGTCAGGGGTCGGTCATAAAGGCGTTCGATATGGGCGTCGCGTCGATGAAGCTAGGCGAACGGTGCATTCTCAAGTGTGCCCCGGACTACGCGTATGGAAGCTCGGGTAGCCCACCAAACATTCCGCCGAACGCAACGCTTAACTTTGAGCTGGAAATTCTCGGTTGGAAGGGCGAAGATCTGAGCCCCAAGTCGGATGGGGGCATCCGGAGGTTCATTATAAGCTCCGGCACGGGTAAAAAGAAGCCAAACTCGGGCGGTATGGTGAAGATCCATCTCGTCGGCCGGCACGAAGGACGCGTGTTCGAAGATCGCCACGTTGAGTTTGCGATCGACGAGGGCAAGGAGGTGGGTGTCGTGTCCGGGGTCGAGATCGCGTTAGAAAAGTTTCACAAGGAGGAGACGAGCCGACTCATCCTTAAGCCACAGCATGCATTCGGTGCCGAAGGCAACAGCGAGCTGGGAGTGCCGGGAAATGCTACCGTCGAGTACACCGTTACGCTAAACGACTTCGAGTGCCTCGCCAATCGCTCGATGTTGTCGCAGGCCGAAACGCTGGCGCAGGGAAAACTGCTGCGGGAGAAGGGCACCAAGTATCTGAAGGAGAACAAGCCCGAGCTGGCGCTCAAGATGTACGAACGAGCGCTCACATATTTGTACGATAAAACGGAAGAAGTCCAAGCCATCCAGCTGGCGATTTATCTGAACAAGATTCTGTGCCACCAGTTACTGAACGATAACGACGAAGCCAAGGTTGCG TGCATAGAAGCGTTGAAGCTGGACAGCAAAAACGTGAAAGCCTTTTACAGGCGTGGCATGTCGAATCTCGCCCTAGGAGATCTCGACCGGGCTCTACAAGATTTCTCAACC GTGCTCGACATTGAGCCGGACAACAAGGCTGCCCTGAACCAGGTGACGATTTGCAAACACAAGATCAAGGCGTACAATGATCAGCAGAAGAAGGTGTTTGCCAACATGTTCACCAAATTCGCACAAAGCGACTCCAAG taa